In the Calditrichota bacterium genome, TACCGCCGTTTTTGGCGAGGCGACAAGCGAGGAAGTGGAGGCTTTTTTCGCAAAGACAACTCGCAAAACTGTGGCCGGCCAACCGCCGCAGACGCTCATGGGGCGCATCGCCGCCAGCGCGCCGTCGCCGATTCTGCGGCACCACTTTGGGCTGCCCGACCTGAGGGCCACTATCGCTGGAGCCCGCCAGCTTGCCATGGCCGGCGCTATTGATGTTCTGTCCATCGCGCCAGACCAGAACGCCCAACAGAGTTTCTTTCGCCAGGAGGAGATGCGACCGGAGCTGGACGGCGCGGGCGGAGTGCCATTGCGAACGCCGGCGGACCTGCGTGCCATCTACGAGGCCACCCGCTGCGGCAACTACCCGCTGCTGCGCTGCTACGCCGGCACGCGCGACCTGGTGCGCTGGGCGGAGATGCTGGCGGAGACCATCAACGTGGCCTGGGGCGCGGTGCCACTTTTCTGGTACAACGTGCTGGACGGTCGCTCTGATCGGGCTCTTCCGGACGCCATTCGGGAAAACCAGGAGGCTATGCGCTGGTACGCCAGTCATGGCATCCCCCTGGAAGTGAACGAGGCGCACCACTGGAGCCTGCGCGAGGCGCCAGACAGTGTGGCCGTGGCAACCGCATTCTTGGCGGCATACAATGCCAAAAAAGCCGGGGCCCGCCACTACGTGGCGCAGTACATGTTCAATACTCCGCCGGGCACCTCTGCGCCCATGGATCTTGCCAAAATGCTGGCCAAAGTGGCCCTCATCGAGTCGCTGCATGACGACGGCTTCGTAAGCGTCCGCCAGACGCGCACCGGGCTGGCGAGCATGAGCACGGCAGCCGATGTGGCAAAAGGCCAACTTGCCGCCTCCACCTTCTACCAGCTGGCGCTGGAGCCCCACATCGTGCACGTGGTCGCTTTCTGCGAGGGCCATCATGCGGCCACGCCAGAGGAGATTATCGAGAGCGCAGCAATTGTGCGCGGCGTGATCCAGAACCACAGCTTGGGCGCTCTGCCTACCACGGAATCCCCGCTGGTCGTTGAGCGGAAAGAGCAACTTTTGGCCGATGCCAAGCTGCTGCTCGAGGCAATCCGCGCGCTGCCTTCGCACCACGTGGACGACCCGTGGTCGGACCCCGAGAACTTGGCGCGCGCCGTACAGGTGGGCATTCTCGATGCGCCACATCTCTGCGGCAATCCACACGCGGCAGGCAAAGTGGCTACGCTGATGAAGAACGGCGCTTGCGTGGCCATAGACCTGGCAACAGGCCATGAGCTTACCGAGAAAGAGCGGCTGGAGCGCCTAGGCTTCTAAATTCGCCTTGGCAGGTGCGTGGCGAGGCAGAAAACCTCAGCTTCCCACCTGCGTCTCATCATCCCGCACTCTGGGCGCCATCGTCACGCCGGTAAAGCCGAACACCACCAGGATCAGCACTGCCGCGTAGTTCTGCACCGCCCATGGCAGGTACTGGAAGGGCGACACGCCGATGGTGCCGGTCACGTACACCCCGGCCATGCTCCACGGAATGAGGGGCACGACGATGGCCCCGCACTCTTCAAGGAGCCGCGACAGGTTCTTGGCCGCCAGGCCCTTCTGCCGGTACACCGGGGCGAACAGCTCAGCCGGTACGATCATCGACAGGTAGGAACTGCCGGTGACCATGGCTGTCAGAATGGCGCTGGCCGCGGTGGTCGCCACCAGACTCCACACGCGCGCGGTGAGGCCCTTGATGTGGTCAAAGATTACCTGCAGCAGCCCGGTGCGCTGCATGATACCGCCGAAGCTAAAAGCGGTGAACGCCACCAGTTGCACGCCCATCATGCTCATCATGCCCCCGCGCGAGATGAGTCTGTCCACCTCTGCCACGCCGGTGGCCGACTTGTAGCCGGTGTCCATGGCCTGCGCGACCTCGGGCACTGAGGCTCCCTGGAAGATGACCGCCAACGCGCCGGCGGCCAAGGCGGAGAAGAGCATCCCCGGCAGGACGGGCTTCTTGGCGGCCGCAAAATAAAAGACCACGACCAGCGGGAGCAAGAGCAGCACGTGGAAGCGGAAGTGCTGGCGCAACGTCTCCATGATCAGCCGCATGGTCTCCGATTCGGCGGTGGTGGTGCCATAGCGCAGACCGACGACGAAATAGACGACAAAGCCAAGCAACCAGGCCGGCACTGCTGAATACATCATGTGCTTGATGTGATCGAAAAGGTTGGACGCCGCCACCGCAGGCGCCAAATTCGTGACGTCAGAGAAGGGCGACATCTTGTCGCCAAAATACGCGCCGGCGACAATGGCCCCGGCAGCCGGTCCTGCCGGAATGCCTTGCGCTGTGGCGATGCCCATGAAGGCCACGCCCAGCGTGCCGATCGTGCCCCAGGAGGTGCCTGTCGCCAGCGAGGTGAGGCTACACACAAAGCAGGCGGTGACCAAAAAGATCTTCGGCGAAATGAGCTTGAGGCCGTAGTAGATGATCATCGGGATGGTGCCTGCGGCAATCCACGAGCCGATGAGGATGCCCACGCAAATCATGATGAGCATCGCGGGCAGCGCCTTGTGGATGCTTTCCACAATCCCCTTTTGCATGTCCTCCCAGCGAAAGCGCAGGATGGTGCCGAGCAGACCGGTGAGCAGTGCGGCAGCGATGAGCAGCACCTGAGGGACGATGCGATAGATCCCGTAGCCGATGACCAGCAAGGCCATCATCGCTACGATGGGAATGAGCGCGACAAGAAGTGGTGGGCGTCGTTCTGCCACGCGCGGTTCGCTCCGGCTTTCCATCGATTAGCCTCTCTGGTTGCTCTGGGGTCGGATGGACAATAGGAAAAGGGGACAGCCGGCAAGGGCTGTCCCCTGTGCAGTCGGCGCGGGTCTACAGGCCGGTGAGTGGGTCGGGCAGCTTGATTTCGGTAATGCGGCCCAGCTGGTCCAAGGTGCCGGGATGTTTCTCGTCCCCCTTCTTGCACGCCTCGATGTCACCCACCACCATGATGGTCATCTCGCCCGGTTTGATGTACTTCTTCGCCACGCGCAGCACATCTTCCTTGGTGACCGCCCGGATCTTGGCGCAGTAGGTGTCCAAATAGTCGAGCGGGAAGCCGTCGTATTCCAAGGAGGCAAAGGTGCTCATCGTCCCGATGGCAGTGGAGAACCGATCTGGGAAGCTGTCCAGGAAGTAATTCTTGGCCGTCTCCATCTCCTCGTCGCTCACCGGTTCTCGGCGTATCCGTTCGAACTCCTTGAGGATGAGGGAAATGGCGTAGTACACGGTCTGGGACTTGGTCTGGACATAGCCATAGAACGTGCCGGGGAAGAGATGCTCATTGGCGAAACGCGACCCCGTGTTATAGGCCAGACCCTCATCGGAGCGCACCTTGCTGGTGATGCGCGAGGTGAAGCTGCCGCCGCCAAGAATAAAGTTCATCACGTTGATGGCAAAGACATCGGGATTGGTGTCCTTGATGCCGAAGTGGCCCACGTTCACGTACCCCTGGTTGATCTGCTTCTGGATCATGAACACGCCCGGACGGTTCTTGGCGACCACTTCAGGGATGCGGGGGAGCGTCACCTGGCGGCGCTGCCACCCGGCAAACGCCTCCTCTAACTTCTGCAACATCTCCTCTCGCTGAAAATCCCCTGCCACCGCCAATATGATGTTGTTCGGGACAAAGTAGGTATGGTGAAAGTCCAACAGGTCCTGCCGGGTGATCCCTTCGATGGAGGCCTTTGTCTGCTCCCACACCAGGGGGTGGTCGCCGTAGAGGAGCTTCCGGAACTCCCTTTCCAAGACGGCGCGCGGCTGATCGTTCTTGGTCTTCAGTCTCTCGATCGCCTCATCCTTGTAGAGCTTGATCTTGTCCTCGGCGAAAGCGGGGTTCATGAGCACGTCGGCGTACAGTTTGAGCACTTCGTCTCTGTCGCGTGCTAAGCACGACATGCTGGCGCTGCCAGAGGTAGTGCCGATCATCGTGCGTATCGAGGCGCCCAGGAAGGCAAGGCGCTCATCCAAGTCGTCGCCGCTAATGTTGTTCGTGCCGCCGGTGCGCATCACTTCGCCTGCCATGCGCGCTAGCCCTACCTTGTCGCGCGGGTCATAGAGGCTTCCGGTGCGGATGGTGGCCTGAATGTCCACCGTCGGCAGGGTGTGGTCCTCCATGATGTAGACCACCATGCCGTTGGTGAGCACGGTGCGATAGTCCTTGGCCTTGGGAGGCTCAAAGTGCAGCGGCCGAAAGGAAAGCTGAGAGGGGTGCTGCGGAATCTGGGCGGTGGCGGTGGTGATGGAGAGCGCCACCACCGCGAACAGGCCAATAGTCAACAAGCGTCTCATATGAGCTTCCTCCTTTGGGGCGATGGGCCTTCGTCGTCCAGGCTACCTGGGGCGCCTGCCTTGTGGCGTGCGGGCGGCCCGATAAAGAATGCCCACCGTGCGATTGTCCTTGACGAAGTAGGTAGAGGCGACGCGCATGATGTCCTCGGCAGTCACCGCCTTCATGCGCTCCAAGGACTTCTGCAGGTCGCGCCAACCGAGGCCTAACTCCGCACGGCCCAGGCGCGCTGCCAGTGCGTAGGTGGAACGCAGACTCTGGATAAAGTTCGCCTCGGTCTGATTCTTGACCTTCTGCAGCTCGTACTCCGGCACAGGCTCCTTCTTGAGGAGCTCGATCTCCTCGTACAGGGCCTGTTCCACTTCCTCCGGAGTGTGGCCCGCCTCCGACTTGGGGCGGCCGCTGAACGAGTACTGGCCGTCGTACATCATGCCGCCGCCGAAAGCGGATGCCTCCACAGCAATCCCTTTCTCCTTGACGAGTTTCTTGTACAGCCGTCCGGTGGTGCCGTTCATGAGCCCGCTGATCACGCGGAACACTTCTGCGTCCGGATGCCCGGCTGGCGGCACATGGTACATGATGGTCACCGAAGGGGGCGCCTCCGCTTCGCCATAGACGCGCTTCTCGCAGTACTGCTTGGGCTCGGTGGTGCGCACCGGCTCCGGATCGGGTCCGCGCGGCACGCGCCCAAAGTACTTCTCCGCTAAGGCGATAATCTCCTGGGGATTGATATCTCCCACGTACACGGCCACCGCATTGTTCGGCACGTAGTAGCGGCGATTGTACTCGATCATGTCTTGCTTGGTGAGCTTCTGCAGGTCGGCGTCCCAACCAACTACGCTCCAGGCGTACGGAGAGGCGGCCCAGAAGGTGGCATTGAGCTGCTCCCGGAAGAAGTAGCCGGGGCTATTCTCGCTGAGGCGCCTCTCCTCGCGCACCACTTCCTTCTCCGAGTAGAACTCGCGGAAGTAGGGGTTGAGCATACGGTCGGATTCCAACCACATCTGTAGCTCCACCTTGTTAGAGGGCAAGGTGACGTAGTAACCGGTAATCTCCTGACCAGTGGAGGCGTTGAGGCCAGTGCCGCCGTTCTTCATGTACGTCTCCCAGAGGTCGTCCTTGATGATGTAGCGCTTCTCGTACTTCATGAGGCTGTCGGCCTGCGCCTCCCATTGCTTGATCTTGGCCTGGTCGCCGTCCCGCTTCCAGTACTTCTCGCGATAGATGAGGTGGTAGAGGCTATCGATCTGGCGGTTCAAGGCGTCATCCGCTGCAAAGTCCGTGACGCCGATGGTGCGCGTTCCTTTGAACATCATGTGCTCGTGAAAGTGGGAAATGCCGGTGATACCGGGTCGCTCGTTGACGGAGCCGACCCGGTAGTAGATGTGGCACACGACGCGCGGCACCTCGTGGCGCTCTACCATGAGAATCCTCAAGCCGTTGTCAAGAGTGTGCTCGATGACCTGGTCCTCCAAATTGAGCTCCTGGGCGTACACGGCCGGTGTTGCCCAGAAAAGGACAAGCGCACCGACCAGGTACGCCGTGTGTCTGCATCGCGTTAGCATGAGTCAGCTCCTCCTTTGGTTAATCCCAATGCCGTGCTCGTTCGCAAACGCGCCACCGGTTTGCTTCACCTGTTCACAGCTCTTTTAGCCAGATGTTGCGGAATTCCACGTGGGCATCGTGCCCCAGGAAGCCGATGTGTCCCCGCTTCCTCTGCAAGCCTGGGTGGGGGCGACCATCCGGGGTGCCGGCGGCGATCAGCTCATCCAGATTCACGTCCACAATGGTGACCCCGTTGAGCACGACGCTTATCTGACGACCTTGTGCCTTCACCTCCTGAACGTTCCACTCGCCGGCAGGGCGCAGATGGCCGCGCAGGGCCGGCGCCACGCCGTAGATGGAGCCGTGGCACTGATACGGCTTGATGGCCGCGTACGCTGGATGGGCGTCATCCAAAATCTGCAATTCCATGCCCTCGTAGGCGGCATCGCCTTGCAGAGGCGCGCGGATGCCAAGGCCGTTGTTGGCCCCGGGCGTGAGCCGAAACTCAAAGCGCAGTACAAAGTCCTGGAACTCGTCGGCAGTGTACAGGTTCGCATAGACCCCCTTGGGGCAGACGATGGCGCCATTGCGCACATAGTAGGCGTCGGTCGCCCCGACCCAGCCGCTGAGGTCGGTGCCGTTGAAGAGCTGGCGCCACTCCCCAGGCCGGGGGATCTCCCGGATGAAGATGTTGCGGAAGTAGAGCTTGGTGCCGTGACTCTGGAGCTCGATCTGCCCAGAGGGGAAAATGGGCTGCGCGCGGTCCCAGTAGTTCTCCATGACCACGTTGTCCACCACGAGTTTTCCGTTCAGGAACACGGTGACCCGCTCGCCAACCATGGTGATGTCGAAGGTGTTCCATTGCCCCACCGGGCGGTCTGCACAGACCAGAGGCTTGCTGGGATGCACCTGATTGTTGTACAGCCCTCCTGAGCCTTCCGGATGGCGGCCTGCGTCCCAGATCTGCACTTGGGGGGAGCCGCGCAGGTAGATGCCGCTGTCCCCCTCCCGCTCGATTTTCCAGTCGACCAGGAGTTGAAAGTCCTCATAGTCGCGGGCAGTGCAGAGGTGGCTGCCTTTGCCGTCGAAGACCAGCACGCCGTCCACTACGCGCCAGTGGGCGCGCATGGTGTCGTCAGCCGCGGCTTGTGCCTGAGCCAGTTCGTCCGGGCTCATCTGCGCGCGCGTGAGCGGATTGCCCACCAGGCCTTTCCACCCGGTGAGATCCCGACCGTTGAACAGGGCGACAAACCCCTCGGGGGGCACGTTCTGTTCCTCTGGTAGGCGGCGGATCTTGATGTTGCGGTACCAGACCTCCTCGCCGTGATGTTGGAGGGCGATGTGCCCCTCTCTTGCCAAGGCAAACCAGGGGTAGTCCTTGAACTTGCTCCGCGCGATGAGTTGCCGCAGGGAGTCGCAGGCCAGGTCATAGGCCACCACCTTTGCGCCGTTCAGCCAATGCTCTGCCCTGCTGCCCTGCACCACGATGCGCGCCTGGTTGTACTTTCCCGCCGGGCGGAGACGCTTACCCTGCGGGGCGATGAGCCCGTACAGGGCGCCAGCGGAGGTTTTCGGGTCGCGGCCGTCTGGGTGGCGTTCGTCGTCCAGCACCTGCATCTCCGGAGCAGACTGCCAGACGGCATCGGCCTCTTCGCTCACGCGGTAGAAGATGCCGCTATTGCCCCCGGGGGCCACCTTCCATTCCAGCACTAACTCGAAATTGCGATAGGTCTCTTTGGTGATGATGTCCACATGCTCGCCGCCGACAATGGTCTTCAGCGCTCCGCCCTCCACGGCCCAGCCTTCGCTGGGGAATGTCGTGCGGTGAAAGCCTCGCCAGGCGTCCACGGAGCGTCCATCAAACAGCGTGACCCATTGCTGGTTCCCGCAGGCGGCAAGGCACAGGATCCCCGCGGCGGCGCCGATCAGGCAAAACCGATGTCCCTTCATGCTGAATCCTACCTCCGCACGATGCCGAACGCTCAGCCTCAGCGGCAGCCGAGTTCGTTGAGAAATGCAATGCTCTGCCGCACAGCCGGCGAGGGATCGTCGCGCTGCGCTTCGTTTTCGTACTCGATGCACAGGTAGCCGTCGTACCCCTGGCGCCGCAGCTCAGAGACCACCGCGCGGATATTCGCCTTGCCCTGGCCGCAAGGCACGTCAATGGCGTCGCGCGTGGCAAAGGCATTGAGGTCCTTGAGGTGCACGTCCAGGACGCGGCCGCGCAACAGACGTAGGGCCTCCACTGGCACCACTCCGCTGCGCAGCCAATGACCGGTGTCGGCGCAGGCGCCTAAGTGGTGGTCGCGCTCGCGGATCTGCTCGTGGAGGGTCTCGGGGTGCGCGTATCGCGACGGCGCCGGGTGATTGTGAATGGCCACGCGGATGTCGTATTCCTTCGCCATGCGCTCTACCAACGGCAAGGCGTCGAACTCAGGCTCGGCGACCACGGTGGGAATGCGCAGCCTCTTGGCAAAATCGAACACCCGCCGCACGGCCTCCTCGTCCTGGCCGAGGTCGACCACGCCGTAGGCCACCAGGCGCAGGCCGCGCTCGGCGAGCGCCTTTTCCACAAGACTCAGCTGGTCCTCCGACATGTGGTGGTCAAAGACCGCCCCGGGCAGGTCGGCAGCAAGTGGTTGTCCTGGGTAGGCCTGAACTGCCGAGAGGCCCAGCTCCCGAATCCGGTCCAGCGCCTCGATGAACGTGAAAGCCCTAAACGTCCAGCACTGCACGGCCAGAGGAGGCGCCGGCGTGCGCGTGGCGCACCCCACCCAGCTTGCCAGCAGCAGAGCAGCACACAGTGTTCGCAACATGATGTCCATCCTCAAGAATGAGGGTTGTCTGGTTGCCGCACGAGGTAGCGGGCCTATACCTTGCGCGGATTCCACCTGCCTTGCGCTACCGCCGGGACGAATGTGTCCAGTCCTGGCGGCGGGAAGGAGAGCGTCTTCTGCTGTTCGGCGCTCATGTAGGCGGTCATGAGCAACTCGGTCACATTCAGGCCGTCGTCAAAATTCTCCATGGGCCGCTTGCCTGCCAAGAACGACTGCACCATGTGGCGGTTCTCCGCCTCGTAGCCGTACTCGCTCTCTTCGTTGCTCACCACCGGCATCAAGCCCATCTCGGCGTTTTGCTTTTCCACAAGGTCCTCGCCCTGCTCGCCTTTCACCTTACGGCTGAAAAAGACCCGGAGCCCGGATTCGAGGGTGTTGATGGCCAAAGAGTACTCTGGCCCCAAGAGCTCCATGCTCAGGCGTAGGCCGGCGCCGACATAGCACCAGGAGGTCGTGGTCTCGACAATCAACGGCTCGCCGTGCTCGTCGTGGTACTCAATGAGCGACCGGGCAAAATCCTCGGCAGGACGGCGGCGGTAGTCCAACTTGCCCTCGCTGTACTTCTTCAGGTGACGGACGTACTCGGGACGTTGCCATTTCAGGCAGGAGGTGTGGGCGGTCACCTTGACCGGCGTGAGCACGCTGCGCGGCGCCCCTGGCGGGGTGAGCATGAAGCGCGCCGCTTCCACGGAGTGGCACATCATGTCGTTCAGCACGCCGCCGCCCTGCAAGGTGCCTTCCCAGAACCACGGCATGTGCGGTCCGCTGTGCTCCTCGGCGGCCCGTGCCAGATACGGCCGGCCAGCGATAGCCGCCCCTCGGGACCAGACGATCTGTTTTCCCCGCACCACGCTCGGGGAAAAGATCTGGTTTTCGAGGTAGCCATCCAACAGGCCGGCTTTTCGGGCGAGGTCGCGCATCTTGCGTGCCTCAGCCACGGTGCGCCCCAGGGGCTTTTCGCAGGCCACGCCGATCAGCTCCCCCTTGCCGGTCTCCAAGGCATGGACGATTTCCTCCATCACCTCCAGGCGGGCATAGTTGGGGATGCAGATCCAGATGGCGTGAATGGCCGGGTCCGCCACCATGTCGGTGATGGTCTTGTACGGTTTAGCATCGCCAACCCGCAGCTTCTTGGCCAAAGAGGCCGCTGCCTGCGCCGTCTTGCGGTTCTTGTCCACGATGCCCACGATGTCGGCATCGCGCACCCCCACCCACGAGCGGATGTGGAAGCTCCCCACAAATCCTCCCCCGACGATTCCGACCCCCAGCCTGGTCACTTCCATATGCTCACCTCACTTTCTGCTTGCCTGTCACGTCGTCGCTTGCGCCTTGCCCGCCTCCCGCTGTTCGCGGAAAAAGAGCACAAAGGCCAGAGCACACAGAATGGTCAGCACACAGGGCACCAGGAACACTGCCCGCCAGTTGGTCACTCCTGCCGCCGTAAATGTATCCTTGATCCAGCCGGCAAAGAGACTGCCGATGAAGCGCCCCAGTCCTAAGGCGATGATGGCGATCAGACTCTGCGCCGAAGCGCGGATGTCGCTGGGCGCCACCTTGTCCACGTAGATGAAGGCCGCCGTGAAAAAGAACACATAGCAGAAGCCGTGTAGCGCCAACGAGGCGATGACCAACCAGGCCGGCGTGCCGATGGCGAAGATGATGTAGCGAACCGGCCACGCCAACGCGCCGATGGCCAGCGTGTTGCGCATGCCGTACTTTTCCAGAAAGAGGGAAAGGAGGAAGGCCATCACGAAGATCTCCGCCACCTGCGCAATGGTCATCACTGCAGAGATCGACTTGGCCGGCAGGCCGATGACCGGCGACTGCAAAAAGGGCGCGGTGAGGATGTAGTAGAACTCTAACTCCGTGGCCACCACAAAGGTGATGCTCACGAAAATCAGGAAGTTCTTGTCGCGCAGCATCTTCAGCGCCTCGAGAAAGGCGAAGGGGTTGACGCCCTCCTTCTTCGGCGGCGTGTGCGGCAGGCTAAAGGCTTGCAGTCCCATGATGAGGGAGAAGATGCCGGCTAAGAAGAGCGTATCGCCGCGCAGCATGAGGCTCTGCCCAGCGTAGCGCCACGCTGCCAGGAGCCACCCGGCGGCAATCCAGCCGATGGTGCCCCACACGCGAATGCGGCCGAACTCCTTCTCGGAGCTTTCCAAGTTGATCATGGCAATGGAGTTTGTGATGGCCAGCGTCGGCGCATAGAGGAGGCAATAGAGGAACATGAGCGGTAGCAGGGTGCCATAGGAAGTGATGCGTGACATGGCGAGCAGCAACACGCCGCCGGCCAACTGCAGCATGGCGATCACCTTCTCAGAAGCGAGCCAACGGTCGGCAACCTGGCCACCCAGGAAAGGTGCCACAATCGTTGCCAGCGGCAGCACCGCGTAGATCCACCCCACCTGCACGCCGGTGAAGCCGAGCTGGTTCATCAGATATTCCGAAAGAACTGGCGCCCACGCCCCCCAGATTGCGTACTGCAGGAACATCATGATGCCGAGTCGTGTCTTCGTCGACATGGAGCCCTCCGCTGTGCTGACTCTTCTCGTGGTCGGCCCTCAGACAATTCTCCGCTTGACCGGATCCCAGAAGACCTTGCGTCCCTCCAAATACGACTTGGTGGCCATGTGGCAGGTGATGGCCTCCTCAAACCCGCGCTCGATGTTGCAGCTGGGTTGCCCGCCGTTGCGAATGCAGTCTAACCACTCCTTGATGTGCAGGTGGGAGACGTCCACCCGCTTGCCCTCGCGATAGGTGTACAGGAGCCCCCGCGAGGCGAAGTACTGCTCGCTGGCCGAAGTCACCGCATCGATGCCCTTGGCCCCCGGGTGATAGGTGAAGAGCGGCAGCGAGGGGTCGATGATCCCCTCCTCAATCTTCTTCTTGAAGCGCGTGGACTCATAGTCGGCAGTCACGGTCAGAACGCCGCCAACCTCCATGGCGGCGTCATGCCCCATGAAGACCTTGCCGCGATTGCGGTTGCTGGCCAGTGTGGCGCTGTAAATGAGCGTCAGGTTGCGCTCGGGGTACTCAAAGACCACGTGGAAGACGTCTGGCACGTCGCGGCCGTCCTTGTAGAAGTAAATGCCGCCGGAGGCCACCGCCGAGTGGGGAATGCCGAGGTCGAGGATCTGGTTGACGGCGTCGTACTCGTGCGACAGCAGGTCTCCGGAGAGGCCTGTGCCATAGTCGAACCAACAGCGCCAGCGGAAGAAGCGCTCCAAGCTAAACGGCACCTTGTGCGGCGCCGGCCCCTGGAACTGCTCCCAGTCGATGGTCTGGGGACTGCCATCCTTGTGGATGTCGTACACCCAGGCACCGCCCGGCGAGTTGCGATTGGTGGTGGTCTCCACCAGGGTGATGGGGCCCAAGATCCCCTTCTGGACGATCTCCCGCGCCTTGGCGTGGGTGGCCTGCTGGCGGTTCTGGTGGCCGAGCTGGAAGACGATGCCGCTGCGCGTCACCGCCTCGTGCAGCCGGTAGACCTCCTCTTCCGTGCGGGTCATGCACTTTTCCAAGTAGACGTGTTTGCCGGCCTGGGCGGCATCGATGGCCATCTGTGCGTGCCAGTGGTCAGGCGTGGCAATGATGACCGCATCCACGTCTTTGCTGGCCAACAGCTCCTGGTAGTGGCGGTAGCGCTTGGCTCCTGCCAAGGGCGCGCCAGCTCCTCCAGGCCGCACCTCGTTCTTGGAGGCGGCCAAGCCGCGCTCGGCGCGCACGTCGAACACATCGCACACGGCGGTCAGCGCGAGGTTGAGGTCTTCCTGCTTGAGCCAGTCCTCCAGCCACTTGTCCAACTTGTTCCTTTCTGCGTCGCGGCGCTTCTGCTCTACCCAGTCGGGGTGGGCAAAGCCTGCGGCACGGATCAGGTCCTCGCCGCGGCCGCCGAAGCCGATGATGCCGAGGCGGATCAGTTCGCCTGCCTTCTTGCCGGTGGTCTTGGGCAGCACTGCAGGCGCCTCGCCCAGACCGAGCTCCGACAGAATCTGCGCACGGCGGCTTTCATCTAACGAGCGCTTCTTGAGCAGGCCGTAGACAAAGAGCCCCAACACTGGCACCGAAGCCAAACCCTTGAGCACCTCGCGTCTGCCAAT is a window encoding:
- a CDS encoding insulinase family protein: MRRLLTIGLFAVVALSITTATAQIPQHPSQLSFRPLHFEPPKAKDYRTVLTNGMVVYIMEDHTLPTVDIQATIRTGSLYDPRDKVGLARMAGEVMRTGGTNNISGDDLDERLAFLGASIRTMIGTTSGSASMSCLARDRDEVLKLYADVLMNPAFAEDKIKLYKDEAIERLKTKNDQPRAVLEREFRKLLYGDHPLVWEQTKASIEGITRQDLLDFHHTYFVPNNIILAVAGDFQREEMLQKLEEAFAGWQRRQVTLPRIPEVVAKNRPGVFMIQKQINQGYVNVGHFGIKDTNPDVFAINVMNFILGGGSFTSRITSKVRSDEGLAYNTGSRFANEHLFPGTFYGYVQTKSQTVYYAISLILKEFERIRREPVSDEEMETAKNYFLDSFPDRFSTAIGTMSTFASLEYDGFPLDYLDTYCAKIRAVTKEDVLRVAKKYIKPGEMTIMVVGDIEACKKGDEKHPGTLDQLGRITEIKLPDPLTGL
- a CDS encoding DUF1080 domain-containing protein, translated to MKGHRFCLIGAAAGILCLAACGNQQWVTLFDGRSVDAWRGFHRTTFPSEGWAVEGGALKTIVGGEHVDIITKETYRNFELVLEWKVAPGGNSGIFYRVSEEADAVWQSAPEMQVLDDERHPDGRDPKTSAGALYGLIAPQGKRLRPAGKYNQARIVVQGSRAEHWLNGAKVVAYDLACDSLRQLIARSKFKDYPWFALAREGHIALQHHGEEVWYRNIKIRRLPEEQNVPPEGFVALFNGRDLTGWKGLVGNPLTRAQMSPDELAQAQAAADDTMRAHWRVVDGVLVFDGKGSHLCTARDYEDFQLLVDWKIEREGDSGIYLRGSPQVQIWDAGRHPEGSGGLYNNQVHPSKPLVCADRPVGQWNTFDITMVGERVTVFLNGKLVVDNVVMENYWDRAQPIFPSGQIELQSHGTKLYFRNIFIREIPRPGEWRQLFNGTDLSGWVGATDAYYVRNGAIVCPKGVYANLYTADEFQDFVLRFEFRLTPGANNGLGIRAPLQGDAAYEGMELQILDDAHPAYAAIKPYQCHGSIYGVAPALRGHLRPAGEWNVQEVKAQGRQISVVLNGVTIVDVNLDELIAAGTPDGRPHPGLQRKRGHIGFLGHDAHVEFRNIWLKEL
- a CDS encoding insulinase family protein, with amino-acid sequence MLTRCRHTAYLVGALVLFWATPAVYAQELNLEDQVIEHTLDNGLRILMVERHEVPRVVCHIYYRVGSVNERPGITGISHFHEHMMFKGTRTIGVTDFAADDALNRQIDSLYHLIYREKYWKRDGDQAKIKQWEAQADSLMKYEKRYIIKDDLWETYMKNGGTGLNASTGQEITGYYVTLPSNKVELQMWLESDRMLNPYFREFYSEKEVVREERRLSENSPGYFFREQLNATFWAASPYAWSVVGWDADLQKLTKQDMIEYNRRYYVPNNAVAVYVGDINPQEIIALAEKYFGRVPRGPDPEPVRTTEPKQYCEKRVYGEAEAPPSVTIMYHVPPAGHPDAEVFRVISGLMNGTTGRLYKKLVKEKGIAVEASAFGGGMMYDGQYSFSGRPKSEAGHTPEEVEQALYEEIELLKKEPVPEYELQKVKNQTEANFIQSLRSTYALAARLGRAELGLGWRDLQKSLERMKAVTAEDIMRVASTYFVKDNRTVGILYRAARTPQGRRPR
- the nhaC gene encoding Na+/H+ antiporter NhaC — translated: MAERRPPLLVALIPIVAMMALLVIGYGIYRIVPQVLLIAAALLTGLLGTILRFRWEDMQKGIVESIHKALPAMLIMICVGILIGSWIAAGTIPMIIYYGLKLISPKIFLVTACFVCSLTSLATGTSWGTIGTLGVAFMGIATAQGIPAGPAAGAIVAGAYFGDKMSPFSDVTNLAPAVAASNLFDHIKHMMYSAVPAWLLGFVVYFVVGLRYGTTTAESETMRLIMETLRQHFRFHVLLLLPLVVVFYFAAAKKPVLPGMLFSALAAGALAVIFQGASVPEVAQAMDTGYKSATGVAEVDRLISRGGMMSMMGVQLVAFTAFSFGGIMQRTGLLQVIFDHIKGLTARVWSLVATTAASAILTAMVTGSSYLSMIVPAELFAPVYRQKGLAAKNLSRLLEECGAIVVPLIPWSMAGVYVTGTIGVSPFQYLPWAVQNYAAVLILVVFGFTGVTMAPRVRDDETQVGS
- a CDS encoding cobalamin B12-binding domain-containing protein encodes the protein MAGRKMIAGALGGCVHVAGVLSFLKIAQRHGYDTYFLGAAVGVERLEQEIDRHQPQAIAVSYRLTAETLEPLLASLRELITRRRWQDKVWLFGGTPPAAEVARRSGLFTAVFGEATSEEVEAFFAKTTRKTVAGQPPQTLMGRIAASAPSPILRHHFGLPDLRATIAGARQLAMAGAIDVLSIAPDQNAQQSFFRQEEMRPELDGAGGVPLRTPADLRAIYEATRCGNYPLLRCYAGTRDLVRWAEMLAETINVAWGAVPLFWYNVLDGRSDRALPDAIRENQEAMRWYASHGIPLEVNEAHHWSLREAPDSVAVATAFLAAYNAKKAGARHYVAQYMFNTPPGTSAPMDLAKMLAKVALIESLHDDGFVSVRQTRTGLASMSTAADVAKGQLAASTFYQLALEPHIVHVVAFCEGHHAATPEEIIESAAIVRGVIQNHSLGALPTTESPLVVERKEQLLADAKLLLEAIRALPSHHVDDPWSDPENLARAVQVGILDAPHLCGNPHAAGKVATLMKNGACVAIDLATGHELTEKERLERLGF
- a CDS encoding sugar phosphate isomerase/epimerase, producing the protein MLRTLCAALLLASWVGCATRTPAPPLAVQCWTFRAFTFIEALDRIRELGLSAVQAYPGQPLAADLPGAVFDHHMSEDQLSLVEKALAERGLRLVAYGVVDLGQDEEAVRRVFDFAKRLRIPTVVAEPEFDALPLVERMAKEYDIRVAIHNHPAPSRYAHPETLHEQIRERDHHLGACADTGHWLRSGVVPVEALRLLRGRVLDVHLKDLNAFATRDAIDVPCGQGKANIRAVVSELRRQGYDGYLCIEYENEAQRDDPSPAVRQSIAFLNELGCR